GCCAGCGGGTAGTGGTTCGAGAGCATCAGGAAGATGACGGGCAGGGTCAAATAGTTGTTGTGCGTCGAGCGCAGCTTGGCTTCCTTGCCGAGCTTCGGATCGGGCGAGCCGCCCGCCAGCAGGGTCGCCACCACCTTCTTCTGGTTCGGAATAATGACGAAGAACACGCTCGCCGACATCCAGGTGGCGATCATCGCGCCCGTATGAAGGAAGGCGGCGCGCCCGTTGAAGACCTGCGTGAACGCGAACGCGGCGAGAAGAATATAGGCGAAGAGAACGGCGCCGAGCACGAGCCCGTTCTTGCCGAGGGGCGAGCGGCAGAGGCCTTCATAGACGAACCAGCTCACCACGATGCCGCCTATTCCGAGGGTGGCAGCCTGCCACGGGGCGAGGGCCCGCACGGACGGATCGATCGTATAGAGGTCGGCGTGGAGATAGTAGACCCAGACGATGAGGAAGAAGCCGCTGATCCAGGTGGAATAGCTCTCCCATTTGAACCAGGTGAGCTCCTTCGGCAGCTCCGGGGGCGCGACGAGGTATTTGCGCATGTTGTAGAAGCCGCCGCCATGGACCTGCCAGGCCTCGCCTCCGACGCCTTCCGGCAGCCCCTCCCGCTTCTTCAGGCTCAGATCGAGATGAATGAAATAGAAGGAGGACCCGATCCAGGCGATCGCCGTGATCACATGGGTCCAACGCAGGATCTGGCTGATCCATTCGGAGATTTGCGGGTCGATCATGCAGCCACTTCGATCATGAAGGAAACCTTAGCCTAGCGCATCGTGCGAAAAAGTGGACCCGGTTTTTCCTAAGAACGATGCGCTCATCTAAGGAGTGAGCATCGGATTCAATCCCAAAAGTGCAAATCCACTTTTGGGGCCGATGCTCCACGGCGATGCCCCTCATTGCGGAAGGCCTTCCCGGACGCTTTTTCAACAGGAAGCCCTCCCGGCAAAACCTGGACTTTCGGATGAGTTGAGCGTCGAATGCTTGACCTCGGGGGCCGGACCCCGAAAAGATTCCCGCCTTTCCCTCAAGCCTTCGGAGGTTCCATGGGCCGTCTGTCCACGCATGTTCTGGATACTGCCTCCGGCACGCCCGCCCGGGGGGTCGCCATCGAGCTCTTTACGGTCCAGGGCGAGAGCCGTCGCTCCATCCTGCGCACCGTCACCAACGCGGATGGGCGCACGGACGCTCCGCTGATGAGCGGCGAGGCGTTTCGTCCCGGCACTTACGAACTGGTCTTTGCCGTCGGCGAATACTTCAGGACGCGTGGGACCCCCGCCGCCGAGCCGCCGTTCCTGAACTACGTTCCCATCCGCTTCACCATCGCGGAAGCCGATGGCCATTACCACGTGCCGCTCCTCGTCTCGCCCTGGAGCTATTCCACCTATCGCGGAAGCTGACCCCCATGCCTGACACCATCTATCCCCGCGACCTCGTCGGTTACGGCCGCACCCCGCCCCATCCGCGCTGGCCGGACAATGCGCGGATCTGCGTTCAGTTCGTGATCAACTACGAGGAGGGCGGCGAGAACAACATCCTGCACGGCGACCGCGCCTCGGAGGCCTTCCTGTCCGAGATCGTGGGCGCGCAGCCCTGGCTCGGCCAGCGCCACATGAGCATGGAGTCGATCTACGAATACGGCTCCCGCGCCGGCTTCTGGCGCCTGTGGCGGATGTTCACCGCGCGCAAGATGCCCGTCACCGTCTACGGCGTCGCGACCGCGCTCATGCGCAATCCGGACGCGGTGGCGGCCATGAAGGAGGCGGATTGGGAAATCGCCAGCCACGGCCTGAAATGGATCGACTACCGCGACTTCTCGGCGGAAGAGGAGCGGGCGCATATGAGGGAGGCGATCCGCATCCATACCCAGGTGACCGGAGAGCGCCCGCGGGGCTGGTACACGGGACGCACCTCGGAGCACACCAACCGTCTCGTCGCGGAAGAGGGCGGGTTCCTCTACAGCGCCGATTCCTATGCCGACGAGCTGCCCTACTGGGAGCCGCACGACGATCGCGTCCAGCTCGTCGTGCCCTATACGCTCGACGCCAACGACATGCGCTTTGCCACGCCCCAGGGCTTCAATGCGGGCGACCAGTTCTTCGCCTATCTCAAGGATTCGTTCGACACGCTCTATGCGGAGGGCGAGAGCGCGCCGAAAATGCTCTCGGTCGGGCTGCATTGTCGGCTCGCGGGTCGTCCGGGGCGGGCGGCGGCGCTGGCCCGTTTCCTCGATTATGTGGCCTCGCATGAGGATGTGTGGGTCGCCCGGCGGATCGACATCGCCCGGCTGTGGACCCGCTATCACCGTCCGGCGGATCTGCGGCCGAGCACGATGAGCAGGGCCGTCTTCGTCGAACTGTTCGGCGACGTGTTCGAGCATTCATCCTGGATCGCGGAGCGCGCCTACGAATCAGGCTTCACGGCGGCGCAGGACACGGCGGAGGGCCTCCATGCCGCCCTGGTGCATGTCCTGTCGGAAGCGACGCGCGACCAGAAGGGGGCTCTCATCCGGGCGCATCCCGATCTGGCGGGACGTCTGAAACTCGCCGATCTGACGGCGGATTCGCGCCACGAGCAATCTTCCGCCGGGCTCGACAGCCTGATGCCGGCGGAGCGCGAGCGCTTCATCGCGTTGAACGACGCCTACAAGGAGAAGTTCGGCTTCCCGTTCATCATGGCGGTGAAGGGGCGGACGAAGGACGAGATCCTGGCGGCCTTCGAGGAACGGCTGCAACACGACCCGGAGCAGGAGTTCGAGACCGCCATCGTCCAGATCGAGCTGATCGCCCTCCTGCGCCTCAAGGAGCGGTTGCCGTCCCTGGCGGACGTGTTCTCGAACCTGGCCTGAAACGGGAACTCTCCCCCTCGATCGCGCGTCTTCGTCTCACCTTGGCCGGACACAGGGAGCCGGTTCGAGAGGAGGAGGATATGGGTCTTTTCAAATTCATCAAGGAAGCTGGCGCCAAGCTCTTCGGCGGCAGCGCCGCTGCGGCAACGCCCGAGACGTTGGAAAAGGAAGTCCAGGGGCACGGCTTCGACGCGAGCAAGCTCGGGATCCAGGTCGATGGCGATAAGGTCAAGCTCTCCGGTCACGCGATGAGCCAGGAAGAAGCGGAGAAAATCATTCTATCCCTTGGCAATACCTATGGGGTCGCCGAGGTGGACACGAGCGATCTTCAGATCCAGCAGCCCTCCGCGCCCGCGACCATGTATACGGTCCAGAAGGGCGACACGCTCTGGGAGATTGCAGAAAAGCATTACGGCAAAGGCAAAGGCGCAAAGTATACGGAGATCGTCAAGGCGAATTCTCCGCCGGTCAAGGATCCGGACATGATCCAGCCCGGCTGGGTTCTGCGGATTCCGCCTCTCGCGTGAGCTGTTCCATCGTGCAGATGGGAGGCTCCGCATCTGCACGATGCGCTCGCCGAAAAGGGCATCGAGGCATCCTCTTTCGAGCCCTCGTTCCACCCGAGCGATTGTCATCCTTCCTCCAAAACCGATATGAAGAAGGTCTTGGACGAGGGAGTGTTTTTATGAGCGTATCCATGCCACGGATCGTCGATCTCGATCGCGACGACATCAGGAAGGGGCTTCAGGACGGGTCGATCCTGCTCGTCGATGTGCGCGAAGCCCATGAATACGCGGCGGGGCATATCCCCGGAGCGATCCTGCACCCGCTCTCGTCCTTCGATCCCGCCTCTCTTCCAAAGGATAAGCGGATCGTCTTTTCCTGTGCGGCCGGGGTCCGGTCGGCCCGTGCGCTCGAATACGCGCAGGCTGCCGGACTCGACATTCACGAGCATTACAAGGGCGGCTTCAAGGATTGGGCGGCCGCAGGAGAGCCGGTCGAGTAAGCGTCCTTCACAGAGATTTGTATGGGACGAGACTACTCTGTCGCAGGATTTAATGCACTACTCTGTTTCGCTGGGCCGCTTTCGAGATTGGCGGCTCTCGAAGAATCAAAGGGAAGAACCTCTATGAAGCGTACCGTTTTCGTCGCCAGCCTTCTGGCGCTGGGTGTGACTGCGGCCATTGCCCAGAGCGACGTGGTCAAGGAACGTCAGGATTTGATGAAGCAGATGGGCGCGCAGACGCGGCCGATCGGCGGCATGCTGCGCGGTCAGGAGCCGTTCGACCTCGCCAAGGTGCAGGACAGCCTCAAGATCATTGCGACCAGCGCCGAAAAGGTCGCCCCGCTTTTCCCCGAGAACTCGAAGAACGTCGACAAGACCGAGGCCCTCCCGTCCGTCTG
This window of the Microvirga sp. TS319 genome carries:
- a CDS encoding urate hydroxylase PuuD; the encoded protein is MIDPQISEWISQILRWTHVITAIAWIGSSFYFIHLDLSLKKREGLPEGVGGEAWQVHGGGFYNMRKYLVAPPELPKELTWFKWESYSTWISGFFLIVWVYYLHADLYTIDPSVRALAPWQAATLGIGGIVVSWFVYEGLCRSPLGKNGLVLGAVLFAYILLAAFAFTQVFNGRAAFLHTGAMIATWMSASVFFVIIPNQKKVVATLLAGGSPDPKLGKEAKLRSTHNNYLTLPVIFLMLSNHYPLAWSSRYAVGIIGLVLIAGAIIRHFFNSQHAGKGSPWWTWGVAAAALALAIWLSIIGKPGNDDRADAATAVEPAAAFEEATLAIQSRCSMCHAAEPVWDGIAIAPKGVRLDTPEEIARHAEIIRIQAVLTHAMPPNNITEMTPDERKAVATWLANREAVAR
- the uraH gene encoding hydroxyisourate hydrolase is translated as MGRLSTHVLDTASGTPARGVAIELFTVQGESRRSILRTVTNADGRTDAPLMSGEAFRPGTYELVFAVGEYFRTRGTPAAEPPFLNYVPIRFTIAEADGHYHVPLLVSPWSYSTYRGS
- the puuE gene encoding allantoinase PuuE; amino-acid sequence: MPDTIYPRDLVGYGRTPPHPRWPDNARICVQFVINYEEGGENNILHGDRASEAFLSEIVGAQPWLGQRHMSMESIYEYGSRAGFWRLWRMFTARKMPVTVYGVATALMRNPDAVAAMKEADWEIASHGLKWIDYRDFSAEEERAHMREAIRIHTQVTGERPRGWYTGRTSEHTNRLVAEEGGFLYSADSYADELPYWEPHDDRVQLVVPYTLDANDMRFATPQGFNAGDQFFAYLKDSFDTLYAEGESAPKMLSVGLHCRLAGRPGRAAALARFLDYVASHEDVWVARRIDIARLWTRYHRPADLRPSTMSRAVFVELFGDVFEHSSWIAERAYESGFTAAQDTAEGLHAALVHVLSEATRDQKGALIRAHPDLAGRLKLADLTADSRHEQSSAGLDSLMPAERERFIALNDAYKEKFGFPFIMAVKGRTKDEILAAFEERLQHDPEQEFETAIVQIELIALLRLKERLPSLADVFSNLA
- the lysM gene encoding peptidoglycan-binding protein LysM, which encodes MGLFKFIKEAGAKLFGGSAAAATPETLEKEVQGHGFDASKLGIQVDGDKVKLSGHAMSQEEAEKIILSLGNTYGVAEVDTSDLQIQQPSAPATMYTVQKGDTLWEIAEKHYGKGKGAKYTEIVKANSPPVKDPDMIQPGWVLRIPPLA
- a CDS encoding rhodanese-like domain-containing protein, whose amino-acid sequence is MSVSMPRIVDLDRDDIRKGLQDGSILLVDVREAHEYAAGHIPGAILHPLSSFDPASLPKDKRIVFSCAAGVRSARALEYAQAAGLDIHEHYKGGFKDWAAAGEPVE
- a CDS encoding cytochrome c; the encoded protein is MKRTVFVASLLALGVTAAIAQSDVVKERQDLMKQMGAQTRPIGGMLRGQEPFDLAKVQDSLKIIATSAEKVAPLFPENSKNVDKTEALPSVWENKAKFDSIRSKLHQDAQTALATIKDEASFKSEMPKVLQNCGACHNDFRKKS